In Mucilaginibacter celer, one DNA window encodes the following:
- a CDS encoding BLUF domain-containing protein — translation MKYLIYLSTAVNLFSQDQLEELLKKARANNAKKSVTGMLLYYDGSFIQVLEGDATDVDAVYDTIKADNRHKDLIKIADGEHDERAFAAWSMGFRRGTATEFAELEAFTDPRKLSELVSGSDHPAFIMLKTFVRTNLQ, via the coding sequence ATGAAATACCTCATTTACCTCAGCACGGCAGTTAATTTATTTAGCCAGGATCAACTGGAAGAATTATTAAAAAAAGCCCGCGCCAACAACGCCAAAAAATCGGTTACGGGGATGTTGCTTTATTACGATGGCAGTTTTATACAGGTGTTAGAAGGCGATGCAACAGACGTTGACGCGGTATACGATACGATAAAAGCCGATAACAGGCATAAAGACCTCATTAAAATTGCCGATGGCGAGCATGATGAGCGTGCTTTCGCCGCCTGGTCGATGGGTTTCAGAAGGGGTACGGCAACAGAATTTGCCGAGCTTGAGGCCTTTACCGATCCGCGTAAACTGAGCGAACTTGTTTCCGGTTCAGATCATCCGGCATTTATCATGCTTAAAACTTTTGTGCGCACCAATTTGCAATAG
- a CDS encoding RibD family protein: protein MKKRPYVICLMMTSVDGKILTEQWGNAPAITKLLKNFEDTHETFGIGAWIVGRATMEKDFTKGASPVLKKGHQEVSREDFVAGHQSETFAIAIDAQGKLGWKKATMHGDHVITILTTQVEDAYLAHLQDIGLSYIFAGEKGIDLAIALEKLYTLFNIEKLMLEGGGHINGSFLNEGLIDEFHQLLLPIADGTAQTATVFDIDEKAKRGGATLLQLEDVKKLDDDVLWLKYKVSKS from the coding sequence ATGAAAAAGCGCCCCTACGTAATCTGTTTGATGATGACATCTGTCGACGGTAAAATACTCACCGAGCAATGGGGTAATGCGCCGGCTATCACCAAACTCTTAAAAAACTTTGAAGATACCCACGAAACCTTTGGTATAGGTGCCTGGATAGTTGGCCGCGCTACCATGGAGAAGGATTTTACTAAAGGAGCCAGCCCGGTATTAAAAAAAGGGCACCAGGAAGTTTCGCGGGAGGACTTTGTGGCCGGTCATCAATCTGAAACTTTTGCTATCGCCATTGATGCGCAAGGCAAGCTGGGCTGGAAAAAAGCCACTATGCACGGCGATCATGTAATTACTATACTAACCACACAGGTAGAGGATGCTTACCTGGCCCATTTGCAGGACATCGGCCTCTCGTACATTTTTGCCGGCGAGAAGGGGATTGATTTGGCCATTGCTCTCGAAAAGCTTTATACCTTGTTTAATATCGAAAAACTAATGCTGGAAGGCGGCGGCCATATTAACGGAAGCTTTTTAAATGAAGGTTTGATTGACGAGTTCCATCAATTATTATTGCCAATTGCCGATGGCACAGCGCAAACGGCCACTGTTTTTGATATCGACGAAAAAGCAAAACGGGGTGGCGCCACGCTGCTGCAGCTTGAAGATGTTAAAAAACTGGACGATGATGTATTGTGGCTGAAATATAAGGTGAGCAAAAGCTGA